From the Lancefieldella sp. Marseille-Q7238 genome, one window contains:
- a CDS encoding ABC transporter ATP-binding protein, protein MAAALNILLSVTDLNVSYGAIRAVRGISFEICEGEIVTLIGANGAGKSTTLNTLSSLIKPDAGSIEFSGHSIVGMKPHKIVEAGLALCPEGRRVFSRMSVAENLQMGGYTRSDEENAEALDLVYEHFPRLRERRRQMAGTLSGGEQQMLAMGRALMSHPKLLMLDEPSMGLAPILIEEIFAIIRALGSHGTTILLVEQNANMALNVADRAYVLEIGKVVKTGTGDALLHDDDVRKAYLGG, encoded by the coding sequence ATGGCAGCCGCGTTAAACATCCTGCTTTCCGTTACAGACCTGAACGTATCTTACGGTGCTATCCGCGCGGTCAGGGGCATCTCCTTTGAGATTTGCGAAGGGGAAATCGTGACCCTTATTGGTGCAAACGGTGCGGGCAAGTCCACGACGCTTAACACTCTTTCCAGTTTGATCAAGCCTGATGCGGGTTCCATTGAGTTTTCCGGCCATAGCATTGTGGGAATGAAGCCCCATAAAATTGTTGAAGCTGGTCTGGCGCTTTGTCCTGAAGGCCGCCGTGTCTTTTCGCGCATGAGCGTTGCTGAAAATCTTCAGATGGGCGGCTATACGCGTTCAGATGAGGAAAACGCGGAGGCGCTTGACCTTGTGTACGAACATTTCCCACGTCTTCGCGAACGCCGCCGTCAAATGGCTGGCACGCTTTCCGGTGGAGAGCAGCAGATGCTCGCTATGGGTCGCGCGTTGATGAGCCACCCCAAGCTGCTGATGCTTGATGAGCCTTCCATGGGCCTCGCGCCTATCCTGATTGAGGAAATATTTGCTATTATTCGGGCGCTCGGTTCTCATGGCACCACTATTTTGCTCGTTGAGCAAAACGCCAATATGGCGCTCAATGTTGCTGACCGTGCCTATGTGCTGGAGATTGGCAAGGTTGTTAAAACTGGCACGGGCGACGCGCTTCTGCACGATGACGACGTGCGCAAAGCATATCTTGGCGGTTGA
- the thrB gene encoding homoserine kinase: protein MQKDIILSVSVPATSANVGVGFDCLGLAFNLRALFQFREADTLEIAGCPLRFQNDDNLVWQAYTQACDKLGSDPTPKHISIDSPIPFSGGLGSSSACVIAGVACALSESHGGWDPERALDLACRIEGHPDNVAPAIYGGLTSSFVEGGHTVCSRIKIARGFSFVAIAPPYSVQTEDARHIMPTEIPLETAVWQMGRVVAVTTALETGNAGLLATACVDKLHEPYRKKLIPDYEALREAALMARASTFVISGSGAAMIAVCDSPVVAQAVVENAQKVRNDLWIRILNPSLAGTSITCDDGTIHHNTFDEI, encoded by the coding sequence ATGCAAAAAGATATCATTTTGTCCGTTTCGGTACCGGCTACCTCGGCAAACGTAGGCGTCGGGTTTGACTGCCTGGGTCTTGCCTTCAATCTTCGAGCACTGTTTCAGTTCAGAGAGGCCGACACCCTTGAGATTGCAGGCTGCCCGCTTCGCTTTCAAAACGATGATAATCTCGTATGGCAGGCGTATACGCAGGCATGCGATAAGCTCGGCAGCGATCCTACGCCAAAGCATATCTCCATTGACTCCCCCATCCCGTTTTCAGGAGGGCTTGGTTCGAGTTCTGCCTGCGTGATTGCAGGTGTCGCCTGCGCTCTCAGCGAGTCTCACGGCGGTTGGGATCCGGAGCGTGCGCTTGATTTGGCATGCCGCATCGAAGGACACCCTGACAACGTTGCCCCCGCCATCTACGGCGGTCTGACGTCATCCTTTGTCGAAGGCGGCCACACGGTCTGCTCTCGCATTAAAATCGCGCGCGGCTTTTCTTTTGTGGCAATCGCTCCTCCCTATTCAGTTCAAACCGAAGACGCTCGCCACATTATGCCTACCGAGATTCCCCTGGAAACCGCCGTATGGCAAATGGGACGCGTAGTGGCCGTCACCACCGCTCTTGAAACCGGCAACGCGGGTCTTCTCGCTACCGCATGCGTCGATAAGTTACACGAACCCTACAGAAAGAAACTAATTCCCGACTACGAGGCACTTCGTGAGGCGGCTCTGATGGCGCGCGCGAGCACCTTTGTTATTTCCGGATCGGGCGCCGCAATGATTGCCGTCTGCGACTCTCCCGTTGTTGCTCAAGCTGTTGTGGAAAACGCTCAAAAGGTCCGCAACGACCTCTGGATACGAATCTTGAATCCGTCACTTGCAGGAACCTCTATTACCTGCGACGACGGCACCATTCATCACAATACCTTTGACGAGATTTAG